The proteins below are encoded in one region of Ornithinimicrobium avium:
- the dcd gene encoding dCTP deaminase gives MLLSDRDIRTQIDSGRVVLDPWDPRMVQPSSVDVRLDRYFRLFDNHKYAVIDPAQEQPELTRLVEVEAGESFVLHPGEFVLGSSYEQVTLPDDVAARVEGKSSLGRLGLLTHATAGFVDPGFTGHVTLELSNVATLPIVLHPGMKIGQLCFFQLSSPSEHPYGSTERGSHYQGQRGPTASRSFDNFHRTPVSG, from the coding sequence GTGCTCCTCTCAGACCGTGACATCCGCACCCAGATCGACTCCGGGCGGGTCGTGCTCGACCCGTGGGACCCCCGCATGGTGCAGCCCTCCAGCGTGGACGTCCGGCTGGACCGCTACTTCCGGCTGTTCGACAACCACAAGTACGCGGTCATCGACCCGGCGCAGGAGCAGCCCGAGCTGACCCGGCTGGTCGAGGTCGAGGCCGGCGAGTCCTTCGTGCTGCACCCGGGGGAGTTCGTGCTCGGGTCGAGCTATGAGCAGGTGACGCTGCCCGACGACGTCGCCGCCCGGGTCGAGGGCAAGAGCTCCCTGGGTCGGCTCGGCCTGCTCACCCACGCCACCGCCGGCTTCGTGGACCCCGGCTTCACCGGGCACGTCACCCTCGAGCTGTCCAACGTGGCGACGCTGCCGATCGTGCTGCACCCGGGGATGAAGATCGGCCAGCTGTGCTTCTTCCAGCTCAGCTCGCCCTCGGAGCACCCCTACGGCTCCACGGAGCGGGGCAGCCACTACCAGGGCCAGCGCGGACCCACCGCGAGCCGCTCCTTCGACAACTTCCACCGCACGCCGGTGTCGGGCTGA
- the cutA gene encoding divalent-cation tolerance protein CutA yields the protein MTAPGVDEPALVEAHVSVPDAESAQRIASDLVARQLSACVQVLGPMASVYTWKGEVHQAQEWLLLVKTTAESFARVTEVVVQQHRYDIPEVVAVPITHALAEYATWVRNNSDGIDDAELMGD from the coding sequence GTGACCGCCCCGGGCGTGGACGAGCCGGCGCTGGTCGAGGCGCACGTCTCGGTCCCGGACGCCGAGTCGGCCCAGCGCATCGCCAGCGACCTCGTGGCCCGCCAGCTCTCGGCGTGCGTGCAGGTGCTCGGGCCGATGGCCTCGGTCTACACGTGGAAGGGCGAGGTGCACCAGGCTCAGGAGTGGCTGCTGCTGGTCAAGACGACGGCGGAGTCGTTCGCGCGGGTGACCGAGGTGGTGGTGCAGCAGCACCGCTACGACATCCCCGAGGTGGTGGCGGTGCCGATCACGCACGCGCTGGCGGAGTATGCGACGTGGGTGCGGAACAACTCCGACGGGATCGACGACGCGGAGCTGATGGGCGACTGA
- a CDS encoding aspartate aminotransferase family protein, with translation MTVIPPADPAREARIRELSRAHVLTSWSAQKAIDPLPLAGGEGAWFWDYQGRRFLDFSSQLVNVNLGYQHPGLTAAIQEAAGRITTVAPSFYEESRAEAAAAVAQVAPEGLEKVFFTNGGAEANENAIRLARQHTGRHKILAAYRSYHGATAGAIALTGEARRWGSEPAIPGVVHFWGPFLYRSEFYSADEEQESERALEHLRRTVLAEGPHTLAAIILETVVGSAGLIPPPPGYLQGVRDLCDEHGIMLILDEVMAGFGRTGAWFALDHWDVRPDLLTFAKGVNSGYVPLGGVVMSQEIAASFDERPYPGGLTYSGHALATASAVAAIRIMREERTMENATQVGQTALGPGLRSLADRHEVVGDVRGLGVFWAVELVADRRTREPLAADRMKALQQACVRRGLWPMVNANRVHVVPPCVISPAEAKEGVALLDEALAEVTS, from the coding sequence ATGACCGTCATCCCACCCGCGGACCCCGCCCGCGAAGCCCGGATCCGGGAGCTGTCGCGGGCCCACGTGCTCACCTCCTGGTCGGCGCAGAAGGCGATCGACCCGCTGCCGCTCGCCGGCGGAGAGGGCGCGTGGTTCTGGGACTACCAGGGCCGCCGCTTCCTCGACTTCAGCAGCCAGCTGGTCAACGTCAACCTGGGCTACCAGCACCCCGGCCTGACCGCCGCCATCCAGGAGGCCGCCGGCCGGATCACCACGGTCGCCCCGAGCTTCTACGAGGAGTCGCGCGCCGAGGCGGCCGCCGCCGTGGCGCAGGTGGCGCCAGAGGGCCTGGAGAAGGTGTTCTTCACCAACGGCGGCGCGGAGGCCAACGAGAACGCGATCCGGCTGGCGCGCCAGCACACCGGCCGGCACAAGATCCTGGCCGCCTACCGCAGCTACCACGGTGCGACCGCGGGCGCGATCGCGCTGACCGGGGAGGCGCGCCGCTGGGGCTCGGAGCCGGCGATCCCGGGCGTGGTGCACTTCTGGGGGCCGTTCCTCTACCGCAGCGAGTTCTACTCCGCCGACGAGGAGCAGGAGAGCGAGCGCGCGCTGGAGCACCTGCGCCGCACCGTGCTGGCCGAGGGGCCGCACACCCTCGCCGCGATCATCCTGGAGACCGTCGTGGGCAGCGCCGGGCTCATCCCGCCGCCCCCCGGCTACCTGCAGGGCGTGCGCGACCTGTGCGACGAGCACGGGATCATGCTGATCCTCGACGAGGTGATGGCCGGCTTCGGCCGCACCGGCGCCTGGTTCGCGCTCGACCACTGGGACGTGCGCCCCGACCTGCTCACCTTCGCCAAGGGCGTCAACTCCGGCTACGTCCCGCTCGGCGGCGTGGTGATGTCGCAGGAGATCGCGGCCTCCTTCGACGAACGTCCCTACCCCGGGGGGCTCACCTACTCCGGCCACGCCCTGGCCACCGCCTCGGCGGTCGCGGCGATCCGCATCATGCGCGAGGAGCGCACGATGGAGAACGCCACGCAGGTGGGGCAGACCGCGCTCGGCCCCGGCCTGCGCTCGCTCGCCGACCGCCACGAGGTGGTCGGCGACGTCCGTGGCCTGGGTGTCTTCTGGGCGGTTGAGCTGGTCGCCGACCGGCGCACGCGCGAGCCGCTGGCGGCGGACCGGATGAAGGCCCTGCAGCAGGCGTGCGTCAGACGCGGCCTGTGGCCGATGGTCAACGCCAACCGCGTGCACGTGGTGCCTCCGTGCGTGATCAGCCCCGCCGAGGCCAAGGAAGGCGTAGCCCTGCTGGACGAGGCGCTCGCCGAGGTGACGTCGTGA
- a CDS encoding AMP-binding protein, with product MTQTQAATPELSYARGADDIPLIEETIGDNFDSTVRTHHDREALVDVASGRRWDYGELQRDVDRLARGLLATGVRTGDRVGIWAPNCAEWTIVQLATAKMGAVLVNINPSYRTHELAFVLNQSGVKMVVVAQRFRSSDYPAMVEEVRGECPDLQHVVVIGQESWDQLAGAATQVTAERLAEVAATLAADDPINIQYTSGTTGFPKGATLSHRNILNNGFFVGEGCSYTEADRICIPVPFYHCFGMVMGNLAATSHGACMVIPGPGFDPAVTLRTVREERCTSLYGVPTMFISMFELIDGGEEFSEADLATVRTGIMAGSLCPASVMRRLIEAGVTDLTICYGMTETSPVSTQTTPQDPFEKKTGTVGRVAPHLQIQIVDPVTREVVPRGVAGEFCTKGYSVMLGYWEQPDKTAEVVRDGWMATGDIGVMDEDGFVEITGRIKDMVIRGGENIYPREIEEFLLTHPDVLDAQVVGVPDERYGEELMAWVRMKQGREPLTAESVREFATGRLAHYKIPRYVQVIDDFPMTVTGKIRKVDLRDRGEKLLGEDS from the coding sequence ATGACGCAGACGCAGGCGGCGACCCCGGAGCTCTCCTACGCGCGGGGGGCGGACGACATACCCCTCATCGAGGAGACGATCGGGGACAACTTCGACAGCACGGTGCGCACCCACCACGACCGGGAGGCCCTCGTCGACGTGGCGAGCGGGCGGCGGTGGGACTACGGGGAGCTGCAGCGCGACGTCGACCGGCTCGCGCGCGGCCTGCTGGCCACCGGCGTGCGCACCGGCGACCGCGTGGGCATCTGGGCGCCCAACTGCGCGGAGTGGACGATCGTCCAGCTGGCCACCGCCAAGATGGGGGCGGTCCTGGTCAACATCAACCCCTCCTACCGCACCCACGAGCTGGCCTTCGTGCTCAACCAGTCCGGCGTGAAGATGGTCGTCGTCGCGCAGCGCTTCAGGTCCAGCGACTACCCGGCGATGGTCGAGGAGGTGCGCGGGGAGTGCCCCGACCTGCAGCACGTCGTCGTCATCGGCCAGGAGAGCTGGGACCAGCTGGCCGGTGCCGCGACGCAGGTGACCGCCGAGCGGCTGGCCGAGGTCGCGGCCACGCTGGCCGCCGACGACCCGATCAACATCCAGTACACCTCCGGCACCACCGGCTTCCCCAAGGGCGCCACCCTGTCCCACCGCAACATCCTCAACAACGGCTTCTTCGTCGGCGAGGGCTGCTCCTACACCGAGGCGGACCGGATCTGCATACCCGTGCCCTTCTACCACTGCTTCGGGATGGTGATGGGCAACCTCGCGGCGACCTCGCACGGGGCCTGCATGGTGATCCCCGGCCCGGGGTTCGACCCGGCGGTGACGCTGCGCACGGTCCGCGAGGAGCGCTGCACCTCGCTCTACGGCGTGCCGACCATGTTCATCTCGATGTTCGAGCTGATCGACGGGGGCGAGGAGTTCTCCGAGGCGGACCTGGCCACCGTGCGCACCGGCATCATGGCCGGCTCGCTGTGCCCCGCGTCGGTGATGCGGCGGCTGATCGAGGCCGGGGTGACCGACCTGACCATCTGCTACGGGATGACCGAGACCTCGCCGGTGTCCACCCAGACCACGCCGCAGGACCCCTTCGAGAAGAAGACGGGCACCGTGGGGCGGGTTGCCCCGCACCTTCAGATCCAGATCGTCGACCCGGTCACCCGGGAGGTCGTGCCCCGGGGCGTGGCGGGCGAGTTCTGCACCAAGGGCTACTCGGTGATGCTCGGCTACTGGGAGCAGCCGGACAAGACCGCCGAGGTCGTGCGCGACGGCTGGATGGCCACCGGCGACATCGGCGTGATGGACGAGGACGGCTTCGTCGAGATCACCGGGCGGATCAAGGACATGGTGATCCGCGGCGGGGAGAACATCTACCCGCGCGAGATCGAGGAGTTCCTGCTCACCCACCCCGACGTGCTCGACGCCCAGGTCGTCGGCGTCCCCGACGAGAGGTACGGCGAGGAGCTCATGGCCTGGGTCCGGATGAAGCAGGGCCGCGAGCCGCTCACCGCGGAGTCGGTGCGCGAGTTCGCCACCGGCAGGCTGGCGCACTACAAGATCCCCCGCTACGTGCAGGTGATCGACGACTTCCCGATGACCGTCACCGGCAAGATCCGCAAGGTGGACCTGCGCGACCGGGGCGAGAAGCTGCTCGGCGAGGACTCCTGA
- a CDS encoding SDR family NAD(P)-dependent oxidoreductase, with protein MTSLDYSRMFRLDGRHAVVVGCGGIGAEIAAGLAAQGATLSCLDKDGGVAEATQDRLADPSGRAHAAYPVDVLDTASLHRLAGELRDVDVLVLTAAVNVRKRLLDYTAEEFDTVVGLNLRATFETVRAFAPRMVERGSGSVVALTSIRAVVVEPGQGVYAATKAGVMQLVRTWSAELGPAGVRVNAVAPGVVETPLTQQIRDDERWGRAYAEKSALGRWARPEEMVGAVCWLASDAASFVTGSQVMVDGGWTAVDGRFTPPFG; from the coding sequence ATGACCTCGCTCGACTACTCCCGGATGTTCCGGCTCGACGGGCGCCACGCGGTCGTCGTGGGCTGCGGCGGCATCGGCGCCGAGATCGCCGCGGGGCTCGCCGCGCAGGGTGCCACGCTCAGCTGCCTGGACAAGGACGGCGGGGTCGCGGAGGCGACCCAGGACCGGCTGGCCGACCCGAGCGGCCGGGCGCACGCGGCATACCCGGTGGACGTCCTGGACACCGCCTCGCTGCACCGGCTCGCCGGCGAGCTGCGCGACGTCGACGTGCTCGTCCTCACCGCGGCCGTCAACGTGCGCAAGCGGCTGCTGGACTACACCGCGGAGGAGTTCGACACGGTGGTCGGGCTCAACCTGCGGGCGACCTTCGAGACGGTGCGGGCGTTCGCGCCGCGGATGGTGGAGCGGGGCAGCGGCTCGGTCGTGGCCCTCACCTCGATCCGGGCGGTCGTCGTCGAGCCCGGGCAGGGGGTGTATGCCGCCACGAAGGCCGGCGTCATGCAGCTGGTCCGCACGTGGTCGGCCGAGCTCGGCCCCGCCGGCGTGCGGGTCAACGCGGTCGCGCCCGGGGTCGTCGAGACGCCGCTGACCCAGCAGATCCGCGACGACGAGCGGTGGGGCCGGGCGTATGCCGAGAAGTCGGCCCTGGGCAGGTGGGCGCGCCCCGAGGAGATGGTCGGCGCGGTCTGCTGGCTGGCCTCGGACGCGGCGAGCTTCGTCACCGGCTCCCAGGTGATGGTCGACGGCGGGTGGACCGCGGTCGACGGGAGGTTCACGCCGCCGTTCGGCTGA
- a CDS encoding P1 family peptidase, producing MTTQPRPAPGPTNSLVDVAGLAVGHHQKVGDGWLTGSTVVLAPPEGAVGGVDVRGGGPGTRETDLLDPVNLVERAHAVSLSGGSAFGLAAADGVMRWLLAQGRGLPMGGPGELVPIVPGAVIFDLGRGGRWEAVPDGSFGAAACQDALRGAPPALGSVGAGTGAQVAGGLRGGVGSASLVLPDGATVAALVVLNAVGSSVDPATGELYGASRLLAQDLEGLPGVPSGARLRTPDAAEVAEARARAAGPGPGGMPRSLATTIGVVATDATLTPAQARRLAMSGHDGLARAVLPAHSMFDGDTLFGLSTCGREPLDPFGLHLLLQGAADVVTRSIVRATLLAGTVTTPVGTWRSYREAFPGALRRGPCSADQPGTADQRRRTRPQGGRLRG from the coding sequence GTGACCACCCAGCCCCGTCCGGCGCCCGGCCCCACCAACTCGCTCGTCGACGTCGCCGGGCTCGCCGTCGGGCACCACCAGAAGGTCGGCGACGGCTGGCTCACCGGTTCCACCGTCGTGCTCGCCCCGCCGGAGGGCGCGGTCGGCGGCGTCGACGTGCGCGGGGGCGGGCCGGGGACCCGCGAGACCGACCTGCTCGACCCGGTCAACCTCGTCGAGCGGGCGCACGCCGTAAGCCTGTCCGGAGGGTCGGCGTTCGGCCTGGCCGCTGCCGACGGCGTCATGCGCTGGCTCCTCGCGCAGGGCCGGGGCCTGCCGATGGGAGGGCCGGGCGAGCTGGTGCCGATCGTGCCGGGCGCGGTGATCTTCGACCTCGGTCGCGGCGGCCGCTGGGAGGCCGTGCCGGACGGCAGCTTCGGCGCCGCCGCCTGCCAGGACGCCCTGCGCGGCGCGCCGCCCGCCCTCGGCTCGGTCGGCGCGGGCACCGGCGCACAGGTGGCCGGCGGGCTCCGGGGCGGCGTCGGCTCGGCCAGCCTCGTGCTGCCCGACGGCGCCACCGTGGCGGCGCTCGTCGTCCTCAACGCGGTCGGCTCGAGCGTCGACCCGGCCACCGGCGAGCTCTACGGCGCCTCCCGCCTGCTGGCCCAGGACCTCGAGGGCCTCCCGGGGGTCCCGTCCGGCGCGCGGCTGCGCACGCCCGACGCCGCGGAGGTGGCCGAGGCCCGGGCCCGGGCGGCCGGGCCGGGACCCGGAGGCATGCCCCGCAGCCTGGCGACGACGATCGGCGTGGTCGCCACCGACGCCACGCTCACCCCGGCCCAGGCCCGGCGGCTGGCGATGAGCGGGCACGACGGGCTGGCGCGGGCGGTGCTGCCGGCGCACTCGATGTTCGACGGGGACACCCTGTTCGGGCTGTCCACGTGCGGACGGGAGCCGCTCGACCCGTTCGGCCTCCACCTGCTGCTGCAGGGCGCGGCCGACGTGGTGACCAGGTCGATCGTGCGGGCGACGCTCCTGGCCGGGACGGTCACGACGCCGGTCGGGACGTGGCGGTCCTACCGGGAGGCGTTCCCCGGCGCGCTCCGCCGAGGCCCGTGCTCCGCGGACCAGCCAGGGACGGCTGACCAGCGCCGTCGAACTCGTCCCCAGGGTGGCAGACTCCGGGGATGA